A genomic stretch from Sulfoacidibacillus ferrooxidans includes:
- a CDS encoding SDR family NAD(P)-dependent oxidoreductase: MKKVAMVTGASNGIGKATALQLADAGFDLVLGARNRDRLSEVATAAQAKGAAVWIEVLDVRSLDSATHFVEAAKNHFGHIDILVNNAGLAIGTTKIAEQTDETEWETMIDTNVMGLLRMTRLVVPLMIEHGYGHVVNLGSTAGHDAYAGGSVYCATKFSERAISTALRHELLGHPIRVTSVDPGMVETDFSVTRFHGDQHKADQVYQGMTPLTAEDIADIIVFAVTRKAHVDLDTIIVRPTDQAGNGLVHRR, encoded by the coding sequence TTGAAAAAAGTAGCCATGGTTACTGGAGCTAGTAATGGTATTGGAAAAGCTACAGCCTTGCAATTAGCCGATGCTGGATTTGATTTAGTACTTGGTGCGCGCAATCGAGATCGTTTATCGGAAGTGGCTACAGCCGCACAAGCAAAAGGTGCGGCTGTATGGATAGAAGTTCTAGATGTGCGCTCACTAGATAGCGCTACACATTTTGTAGAAGCTGCAAAAAATCATTTTGGACATATTGATATTTTAGTCAATAATGCGGGACTAGCTATTGGAACGACCAAAATTGCTGAACAAACGGATGAAACAGAATGGGAAACCATGATTGACACCAATGTCATGGGATTATTGCGGATGACCCGTCTTGTCGTGCCACTCATGATTGAACATGGATATGGGCACGTGGTCAATCTTGGATCAACAGCTGGCCACGATGCATATGCAGGTGGTTCTGTATATTGCGCAACTAAATTCAGTGAACGCGCCATTTCGACCGCTCTTCGACACGAATTATTAGGTCATCCTATTCGTGTCACCTCTGTTGATCCTGGGATGGTAGAAACAGATTTTAGTGTAACCCGTTTTCATGGTGATCAACATAAAGCTGATCAAGTCTATCAGGGAATGACTCCTCTAACTGCAGAAGATATTGCAGACATTATCGTCTTCGCTGTCACGCGAAAAGCGCATGTAGATCTTGATACCATCATTGTTCGACCTACGGATCAGGCTGGCAATGGTTTAGTCCATCGAAGATAA